The Dendropsophus ebraccatus isolate aDenEbr1 chromosome 2, aDenEbr1.pat, whole genome shotgun sequence DNA segment gatcatggaggaggggggggggggggggtcactgataTTCATCCATTGTATTGCCTATAGTGCAGGGTGGGTCAGGGGTTGTTTTGCAGATTctgggagaagagagaagactgTCACCTGTAATGTTTTGCAACATTAACAtttaggcatgctgggggttgttgtgtCACCCCATTAGATAtataggcatgctgggggttgttgtgtCACCCCATTAGATAtataggcatgctgggggttgttgtgtCACCCCATTAGATAtataggcatgctgggggttgttgtgtCACCCCATTAGATAtataggcatgctgggggttgttgtgtcaccccattatatatataggcatgctgggggttgttgtgtcaccccattatatatatataggcatgctgggggttgttgtgtcaccccattatatatatataggcatgctgggggttgttgtgtCACCCCATTAGATAtataggcatgctgggggttgttgtgtCACCCCATTAGATAtataggcatgctgggggttgttgtgtCACCCCATTAGATAtataggcatgctgggagttgttgttgtgtcACCCCATTAGATAaataggcatgctgggagttgttgttgtgtcACCCCATTAGATAaataggcatgctgggagttcttgTTCTACAATAACAATTCATAGGACGCATATGGTGTTCTTGTGCAATTTctatacatgctgggagttgtagtgttagtGCCTAATCTTTTACTACACCCCCCATTATGTCTggccagtgcatgctgggagttgtagtgttagtGCCTAATCTTTTACTACACCCCCCATTATGTCTggccagtacatgctgggagttgtagtttggcagcagctggagagcctcaGGCTGGTGTAAAGCACTAAATGGAGATTAGATGTAGTTTGTTATGGAGCTGATTGCTGGGAGTCCAGCTCTATACACTGGGGTGGTCCTAGCATCCCCATATGTTTTACAGATAAGCCATTGAATAATCCCAGTAGCTGTGCGCGCCCCcggctctgtgtatatatatgtaggtGCGGCGGGGACGCGCCCCGACAGAAACTGGGTGAAAGGTAACAGAGCGGCAGGTCCCAGAGTTCACGCTTCCTGAGGGTTGTAAGGCAGCAGCTGATCACGCTTCCTTCACGTGTACGCCCCCGAGGCCGCCGACCAATCACCGAGCGGTCTGGTAGGCTCTGGCAGCCAATGGGCGTCGACTAAGGCGCTGATTGGCTGCGTCGCGGCAGCCCTGTGTTTGTGTAACTGGGGTGAGAGGCGGGAGCGAGGCGTGTGGGAGAACAACACAAAGGCTGACGTAAAGCGTCTGCTGTAATGCTTCTCACACACATGACGGCTGCTGCTGGCAGGGCGCCcactggggtgggggtggaggttAAAACCGAAGTGCAATAATAACCTGATGTGACTACAGTATATGTTGGCGATATAGAACTGAATAAAATCATTATTACTGTCCACTGGCAATGGCTTATTTAACAGACAAAtggggactacaagtcccagcatgccctaaatcAGGATGTCAAActtgctgccctccagctgttgcaaaactacaattcccatcatgcccggacagccgaaggctgtccaggcatgatgggaattgtagttttgcaacagctggagggtcatgagtttaaaggggaaaatctttttctttcaaatcaaccggtttcagaaagttatataaatttgtaatttactttgatttaaaaatctccagtctagcagtacttatcagctgctgtatgtcctgcaggaagtggtgtattctttctagtctgtcacagtgctctctgctgccacttctgtccagagcaggagaggttttctatggggatttgcaccttctctggacagaggtggcagcagagagcactgtgtcagactggaaagaatacaccacttcctgcagtacatacagcagctgataagtactggaatattttaaagtttttaatagaagtaaattacaaatctatataacgtactaaaaccagttgattggaaataaaaattattttcgcCTTAATACCCCAGCTATAGAGGGCATAGGAACTATTGTGTCATGTGACAAGATCCTTGCACACCAGCATGGGACACAATACTTCATTGTAAATCCACTATAAAATGAcacattatatttttttctctctccccttTAAACTAGACATAAAAAATGGAAGCTCTTAGGATTCACCCCTACGGTGGCGCTCCCTGGAAATCCGCCACGGAGAAGGGCGACTTTGAAGCCGTGGAGGCCCTTATGTACATGAGCAACCGCTGGAAGCCGGAGTCCAAAAGTTACGCAGATCTGAGGCCGATCACTCCTGCGTCTGACTTGTCGGAGAGCGAGGACAGCCTGATGACAGCCGAGTTCGGCAGCAGCGGCAGCAATAGCAGCATGCCGGCCTTTGTAAGTGTGCACTGGCGTGTTTGTTATTACACAACCGTACTGCGGTATATTGCTGTGACCCAGTCCTTGAAGACTTGACATTGATTGTGATGATTCATAATATCATTGGAAAATTTAATTATtaatttaaaggagtagtccagcgattttttttttttaaatttatttatttttatttatttatttatttatttatttattttttcaaatcaaccagtgtcagaaagttatataaatttgtaatttactatttaaaaatctcaatttttccaatacttatcagctactgtatgtcctgcagaaggtggggcattctttccagtctgacacagtgctctctgctgccacctctgtccgtgataggaaatgtccagagcaggagaggttttctatagggatttgctattgatctggacagttcatgatacggacaaaggtggcagcagagagcactgtgtcagactgtaaagaatacaccacttcctgcagaacagacagcagctgtaagtactggaaggtgtAATAGTctttaacaaatctgtataactttttgacaatagttgatttaaaatgtttttttttttcctgcattaGAACCACTTTACttgggttagaaaaacatgggggctttttttcagaaacagcacctctcctgtcctcacttgGGCTGTGGGGgctttgcagctctgttccattgtagtgaatagagctgaattgtaataccacacacatcccgagcacaggggtggcgctgtttttgcaaatagtataacccctttaagggtgcgttcacacctacaggatccgcagcatatttgatggtgcagatttgatgctgtgttcagttatctaaatgaaatctgctgcggatctgcagcagaaaatacgctgcggatccggtaagtgtgaacgtcccCTTTAACAGACAAACTAGAATAAAATTTTTTGTTAGTTGAATGCTTTGAACTTACGTCTCCTCTTGTGCCTTTTCAGTGCCTGACGCCACCATACAGCCCCTCTGAATTCGAGATGTCACATTCCCCTGGCATCACCACAGTGTGTCCAGCACCGTCTACCGACAAAAACAGGCCCGCGAGCCATAGCAATTCCGGCCTAGCCCAGCCAAAAGCCCAAGTCACCAGCGTCATCCGCCACACTGCAGACGCTCAGCTCTACAATCCACAGACGGTTTTGCCGAAGAAGTGTGAACGTCCTATAGCAAACAGCGACAAGTGTCCGACCCAAGATATCAGGTGTGAGCAGATCAAGACTGAAACGCAGACAGCGCCCATCGTCCGTCCTGTACAGAACAGCCTCCAGTACAGTCTCCACAATTGCACTAGTAAAGCAAACTCCGATGCTTGCCTTATTCCAATGCAGATCCCATCCCCGCCGCTGCTAGTCTCCACTCCGCTACCTGCCAATGCTGTGTCACCGGTCCCGGTCCTGTGCCAGATGGTTCCCTTCTCTTCTAACAATTCCATGGTGACGACTGTAGTCCCCAATACTCCTGCCCAGTCCCCAGCAATGGTGCAGCCGCTGTTTTACATGGGAGCGCAAGTGCCAAAAGGGGCGGTGATGTTTGTGATGCCCCAACCTGTAGTGCAAAGTACAAAGACTATTGTGTCCAGCGGTCATCGACTGTCACCGATTGCACCAGCGCCAGGCATTGCACCTACAGAAGGAAAAGTCCTATCGAACCTCGATAACTCCCGAATTAGAAGTCATATCTGTAGCCAGCCCGGGTGCGGCAAGACTTACTTCAAGAGCTCCCATCTGAAGGCGCATATGAGAACGCATACAGGTAAGACGCCGGCATCCTGTctatccacagcagcacagaatatTTCAGGAAACTAGAATAAGTTTGTGGCAGACATAGATGGAACCATCTCTGTCACTGAAAAAAAATCATGTATTGATCAACTACGGTATATGTAGCTGTAGGGTCATAGTTCATATCAATGCAATGAGTGTATATGAATACTGTTTCAGGTCACAGTGAGCCATCCCCATTGGTTAAAACTGCAGATTACTACTGCAGTGACCACTATaggttatatgtggtattacatCACACCAATGGGCAACCaagtcagggatgggaaaccttcagccctccagctgctgcacaactacaattcccaacatgcctggacagccaaagcgaagctttggctgtccaggcatgatgggaattgtagttttgcaacagctgtagggcggAAAGTTCCTTATCCCTCTAAAGTTAGACTCATTATGTAGTTTTATGCTTACATAGTAAACTTattcttatatattatatattaattttGCTTCTTTATTTGTTCACAGGAGAAAAACCCTTCAGCTGTAGTTGGGAAGGTTGCGAAAGAAAGTTTGCTCGCTCAGATGAACTGTCTCGGCACCGCCGAACGCACACGGGAGAGAAGAAATTTGCGTGTCCCAAGTGCGACCGTCGATTCATGCGCAGCGATCACCTGACCAAGCACACGCGGCGCCACCTATCAACAAAAAAACTCCCTACTTGGCAGATGGAAGTGAGCAGGCTAAGCGACATCGCCATGCCGCAGGCCTCAGCTCCCGTCCAGTGAAGACACCCATAGAGCATGCACGTCTCTCGGGTAAAAGTGGTCATGGTCGCCAGCCATGCTGAAAGATTACGTCCACTCCATTACGGATGTGAGTCTGGTTCGAATTATCTTTCTCCGAAGGAAAAGTGGTCCGGGAAGGAATGGTAGCAAATACGGACAGACTTTGACGAAGACTCGGGTTCCTatatttgtgttgtttttttttctgcactagTTTTTGTGTAGAGCTGTCAGGTACACAACGTGACCAGGACGTTACGAGGCTTACAACGTTATGTCAGCCAGTTCAGATTACCTGCTAAGAGTGGCTTAACCTTGACTGGTTAGTCACCTCCTGACATAACGTGGGGCTATGTATAGCCCATACTGAGTAGTAACCAGTGACTGATTTACTAACACTTGTAGCCAGTATATATGCATAAAATCTAGTAGGAATAGATGAGGTTTCTATCGCTAACCGGGTTATACCGTTAACACGCTTTTTGTAGCTATCAATAGACAGTAGTGGTGAAGACACGTTATATTTTCAGTATGTTAACGTTACTCTCAGGAATGATACGGATTTTATGAGATTTCCGGTTTATCGGGAAAAAAAATGCAGGGTAATCAATGTAAGGACATGTGCACACACTGCAGATATTTGTTTTCATATTCTGCAACTGATCTGCTGAAAATAATGAAATCTACACCCTAAAGaagggctcttttttttttttttaatttgtgtctGCAAAGTTTCGCCCAATAGGCAGTACAAGAACAAGAGATCGGTGTCTGCCAGTCACCTTAAATATACTTACTATCGCCCAGCTCCATGAGTGTCTTGATGCCATTCCATTTGGAAACTTATGCACTTTGTTAAAGACATttggggcactttttttggggcaaatgaagtgttttttttctaatatcaacagttttcttttttaatatcaACTCTGAACAACagtatgttcttaaaggggttgtacaggattTGAATGAAACGTttgtttttgatctttttttagtttttttgggctGTGTTTGGTTTTGcggttcagctccattcatttgtataaggctgagatgcaataccaggcacagccctaGGAaaaagtgtggcactgtttttggtagATCATTCTatctcaggggtagggaaccttggcatttccagttgttgcaaaactacaactcccaccatgcctggacagccaaagctttagctttggctgtccaggcatgatgagagttgtagttttgcaacagctgaagagccaaggttccctaccttaTCCTGATCAACCTCTTTAAAACTATGACATATACatgttttaaaattaaaataataaaaaaaaatatagaaatttTGCATCAAAGaatttttctcttttgttttgCACTCAGTTTCTATAGAACAATTCTCTGATGTCTTTGCTATGATCTAGTGACTGGAACTACATACGACTTGTATGAATCCTCGAACAAATGACTGCCGACTTTAGGAGcaaagattaattttttttttatgttagtagccagaaaatataatttttgaCAAAATATATGGCCCTATAATGTAGGGGCCTGTAACAACTATTGTAAGTGCATTGGCTACATGGTCCCTGGGCTTTATCCAGTTTTATAACACTATGTTATAGCCATGGTCATCCTAATATCCAACAGTCTAAATCCAGATGATtgaaactgcaaaaaaaatcccattctTAGTGTGTGACTATGCATAATATAGTGCACTCTCTTAGTTATTATACTatatagaacagggatggggaacctttgaccctccagctgttgcaaaactacaactcccatcatgcctggacagccttcggctgtccaggcatgatggaaattgtagttttgcaacagctggaaggccagaggttccccatccttgataTAGAATTATGTGCATATATGTATTCAGAGGAAATACATGCATGTACCCATATATTTACTAACTATTGCTGACAGCATAGCTTCATGTCAGTATTTATAGTCCTTATGGGGTAAGAAACGTTCAGCCTCGCTAAATGTTTACTGACTTTTGATAATCTGATGTACTACAATAAGAGAAGAAGCTGCAGGTTCCAGTTGCTTAAAGTGCATCTtattactttgtgtgtttgttcgtttattttattattttattttttctcttttgaaCTGCACTTTGGTCATGAGTGTCTACCGAGATGTTAaaagataatatataatattgtgtATGAAGACCGTTCTAATATTATATGTTAGCGGTGCATTATGGAGAGTGCCTGTAAACGCTTCCAGTGGGCTCTATACTATCACAATGGGTACACCAGGCAATGGTGACTGCTCTCTCTAAAGCTTTAATTCTTCATTCTCAGAACGCATGTACGCACAGACCTGAAGGGGCATTCTTGTGACTGTCACATTTTTGCACAGTATTTCATATGTTGTACTTTatatactttaaaaataaagaacaATTTTGTACCATTGGTGAGTGGACATCGGTCTTTTATGATTATACAGGTTATATATCTAAACTTTGGGGCAGATTTAGGGTTACATGTGCCgatgaaggcctgatcaatattgtaaactgcccataatcatttagcaagggctgtatggacatcgttagtgatgtccgtgcagatcttgcccaaacagttaaaacattacctctccacatttCTGGTCTTTTCCTGTGCAGTGCATGCATCCCAGTGccgtggctgcagcttcagagcagtctctgagctgacaaaccaatcactggccgggacattCAGAGCGCGGGAGAAGACCAAGAccgggacaggtaatgtattgactgtttgggcaattgtcagccgtcggccacacatcgctattacacatagtaaaGGTTATTCCCACCTCCTATTTTTACCTTGCACATTACTTGAAGATTactccacttcctggtttccttgaTGGGAGGCTCCTTCACTGTGATTGGTCCTCTTCACCAGCTGTAGGGCTGGCATCAGGACTGCTGGCCTGTTCTGTGCTGAACTCAGCTACGCCAACTCTGGGGagactgttcacacactgttgcacGCTCTCAGGTCCGAACAGAGAGTCATCAGCCCGGGCATTGCtggaggtagggatggtccgaaactgccgaacgctcggcatcagattcccgctgtctgccctctccgtggagatgatggatacagccggaggaccgcctggaaaactgggatacagccatagccataggctgtatcccagttttccaggcggtcctcccgctgcccagagctgctgcatgtcctgcaggaagtggtgtattctttccagtctggagagcaggagaagttttctatggggattcgcttctgctctggacagttcctgacatggacagaggtggcagcagagagcactgtgtcagactggaaagaatacaccacctctttttaaaacattaaagccCCCCTGCTGCGTCTAGTGGTATGTCTGGCCCTGAAGATAACAAAATGAGTGTGTTTTTTGAGAGAATTCCTGTAAATTCTGATGGGTTGCCAGTGGAAAGGCTGACACAGATAAGGATAGAGAGTTACCGCTGTGTAATCTATAACTATAATCACTTCATAGGCTCGTATTACAGCTGGGCAGATGCTGCTGCACAACTTTCCTATTTCCTTTCCTCTTCATCTCCTCTTCCTGCCTCCTGCAGAGTTGACTTCCTATGTATGTTGGCCCTTTGCTTCTGTAGTAATTTCCAGCCTCTATAGCAACACAACAAATTCAGACCCCTAAATACACTCAGTCCCCAGATCTACAGCCCATTGACTTTGTGAGGATTCAAAGATCAAATAAAGCTGGTAAGGGTTTCTTAACAAAATGTTgtgttattaatagagatgagcgaaccgggttcgggttcgagttcatccaaacccgaacgttcggcatttgattagctagggctgctgaagttggatacagctctaaggttgtctggaaaacatggatacagccaatgactatatccatgatttccacatagccttagggctttttccaagttcgtaagccaccgctaatcaaatgccgaacgttcgggttcggatcgacttgagcatgctcgaggatcgctcatctctagttattaaaggggtactctagggaaaaaaatgtaatcaaCGATTTttactagtgccagagatttgtaatttacttctattaaaaaatcttgtcttccagtacttatcagctgctgtatgttcagcaggaaatggtgtattctttccagactggagagcaggagaggttttctatcagcAGTTTGCTACTGCAGTTCCTGTCActggcagaggtggcagctgacTGGGTGAAACTTCCAATTGTTACTCAAACCAGACTGGAAGAAGCCCTCCTACAACTATTTTATCCTCTGGCCCAATAACTTTCTACATCATGTACATTGTAGTGCATTTATTTTCCTGCTGGTGCCATTATTGGTCAGTTACCTGCTCTCTTCCtggtcctcccctcccctctcttcctgGTCCTCCCCTCTACCATGAGGCTGGCACCCAGGCTTACTGACATTTACAGCACGTTATATCTGGACTCAATGCTGCTTTCCTTATTTATTCCAGAGAAAGCTATAATGTGAGCCTCTAAAATAATATATTGGGCAACTAGTATTACTGTTTGTTTTTCGGATAAATTGCTCCTTACTGCCAAATAAGACAGTTTGTGATGCCAATAAAGACTTGGGTAATCCTGTGGCCTGCTCTCCCCAGCCGCTCTCTACAGAATACTCCCTGTgccatcctctcctcatccctcTCCTCTCTTACTGTTTTGTGAGTCCCCTCTTTCTCATACAGACTGCTCTTAATACCTCTTACTCTCCCGCACAGCCACTTTTCATAGCATGCGCCTCCCAACCATTCCCCATGACCCTCCTCTTTCTAACACAAACTGCTTACTGCTTAACTCTCTCACAaaggctgctccccctgccactctCCTACAGCATGTTCCCGATGTCCCTCTTTCTTGCATAGACTAAACTTCATGCCCCTCTTCTCTCAAAAACAGCTTCAGATGATCATTCCTCTTTCAATGCCTGCTCCCCTTGCCCCTTGGTTCATATACAGACAGTATTCCCTATTCCCCTATAATAGACTGCTTCCCATGCTCCCCCATAGACTGCTTCCCATGCTGCCCCATAGACTGCTTCCGATACTCCCCATAGACTGCTTACCATGCTTCCCTATAGACTGCTTCCCATGCTCCCccatagactgctccccatgctCCCCCAAAAACTGCTTCCCATACTCCACCATAGACTGCTCCCGATACTCCCCATAGACTGCTTACCATGCTTCCCCATAGACTGCTTTCCATGCTCCTCCATAGACTGCTTCCCATGCTCCCCCATAGACTGCTTCCCATGCCCCTACATATACTGCTACCCAAACTCCACCATAGACTGCTTCCCATACTCCACCATAGACTGCACCCCATACTCCCCCATAGACTGCTTCCCATGCTCCCCCATAGACTGCTTCTCATAGCTCCTCCATAGACTACTTCCCACGCTCCCCCATAGACTGCTTCCCATAGCTCCCCCATAGACTGCTCCACATGCTCCTACATATACTGCTTCCCATACTCCACCATAGACTGCACCCCATACTCCCCCATAGACTGCTTCCCATGCTCCCCCATAGACTGCTTACCATGCCCCTACATATACTGCTACCCATACTCCACCATAGACTTCTTCCCATACTCCACCATAGACTGCACCCTATAGTCCCCATAGACTGCTTCCCATGCTCCCCCATAGACTGTTTCCCATAGCTCCCCCATAGACTACTTCCCACGCTCCCCCATAGACTGCTTCCCATAGCTCCCCCATAGACTGCTTCCCAAAGCTCCCCCATAGACTGCTCCACATGCTCCCCGATAGAATGCTTCCCATGCTCCACCATAGACTGCTCCCGATACTCCCCATAGACTGCTTACCATGCTTCCCCATAGACTGCTTTCCATGCTCCTTCATAGACTGCTTCCCATGCTCCCCCATAGACTGCTTCCCATGCCCCTACATATACTGCTACCCATACTCCACCATAGACTGCTTCCCATACTCCACCATAGACTGCACCCCATACTCCCCCATAGACTGCTTCCCATAGCTCCCCCATAGACTACTTCCCACGCTCCCCCATAGACTGCTTCCCATAGCTCCCCCATAGACTGCTTCCCAAAGCTCCCCCATAGACTGCTCCACATGCTCCCCCATAGACTGCTTCCCATAGCCCTCTCTTAGAATGCTCCCCATGATGTCTCTTTCTTAAAACTGCTTTTGGGGTTCTACTCTTTCACAGATTGATCTTCTCACTCTTTTTCACATACTGCTTCCCAGACTGTTCCCTCTCATTCTCAGTCCCCTTACTACCTTTCACCAGAGCGTTCTCTCACAGTAGTATCCTCTTCCTCTGTCGTCTACATTGAGCTACCATAGAAGTGAGCCCCTCTCCTCCCAGTCATGTGCACTCTCTGCTCCAGCTTGAGGTCTGTCCACTTTACAATATCTTCCTTGGCACTTCAGGACCTTTGTCATGTTACGATGATGTCACCAAAGGTGCTGGacctcttctggttttggttttgctattttcttgcagaaatcacaGCACAGTTTTCTGCACATTTACTATGAGGTATTAGATTTAGTATGGCCACAAAGAAGCACTATGTGCCAACTTACTCCAGTGCATCTATATTTCTCCTGCACTCAGTACATAGTCTACACGTCTTTTGCCGCCAGGAACAATAACATACCATTCAGTGATGAAGTACTGTGTACAACGCACAAAACGTTCTAAGATACACATTGCAATGAAACATTGCACAAAGTGTGAACACACACCAATTCGTTATCACACAGATACCAGAAGACAAACAAAACAGAACATTACTTACAGCAAGGCCAGGTGATCTGAGTTCTGAATactacagaattaaaaaaaaaaaatac contains these protein-coding regions:
- the KLF10 gene encoding Krueppel-like factor 10 is translated as MEALRIHPYGGAPWKSATEKGDFEAVEALMYMSNRWKPESKSYADLRPITPASDLSESEDSLMTAEFGSSGSNSSMPAFCLTPPYSPSEFEMSHSPGITTVCPAPSTDKNRPASHSNSGLAQPKAQVTSVIRHTADAQLYNPQTVLPKKCERPIANSDKCPTQDIRCEQIKTETQTAPIVRPVQNSLQYSLHNCTSKANSDACLIPMQIPSPPLLVSTPLPANAVSPVPVLCQMVPFSSNNSMVTTVVPNTPAQSPAMVQPLFYMGAQVPKGAVMFVMPQPVVQSTKTIVSSGHRLSPIAPAPGIAPTEGKVLSNLDNSRIRSHICSQPGCGKTYFKSSHLKAHMRTHTGEKPFSCSWEGCERKFARSDELSRHRRTHTGEKKFACPKCDRRFMRSDHLTKHTRRHLSTKKLPTWQMEVSRLSDIAMPQASAPVQ